The following coding sequences are from one Rutidosis leptorrhynchoides isolate AG116_Rl617_1_P2 chromosome 11, CSIRO_AGI_Rlap_v1, whole genome shotgun sequence window:
- the LOC139875023 gene encoding uncharacterized protein, with protein sequence MTFHAHINVECCGSNTLIKYLFKYISKGTHCVASRISKPIGSGSQKSTGTSQPVDEIQNFIDALFICPHEVCWRIFKFPIHHREPAVQILTVHLENMQLIKFHEQQQLTSVIANNPTKKTTLTEWLRYNASSSLGKKLTYLEFPSEFVWYDANKCWQQRTNFKKPSIGRIYYIHPSYEEAFFLRMLLCHQTGC encoded by the coding sequence ATGACTTTTCATGCGCACATAAATGTTGAATGCTGCGGTTCGAATACTCTTATCAAATATCTCTTTAAATACATCTCAAAGGGTACTCATTGCGTTGCTTCTCGCATTTCAAAACCAATAGGCAGTGGCAGCCAGAAGTCAACTGGAACTTCTCAGCCGGTTGATGAGATACAGAATTTTATAGACGCCCTCTTTATATGCCCGCACGAAGTTTGCTGGCGCATTTTTAAGTTCCCGATTCATCACCGTGAACCAGCTGTTCAGATCCTCACTGTTCATTTAGAAAACATGCAACTAATTAAGTTTCATGAGCAGCAACAGCTCACCTCGGTCATTGCAAACAATCCGACGAAAAAAACTACTCTAACTGAGTGGCTACGTTATAATGCATCTTCATCCCTTGGAAAAAAACTCACTTATTTGGAATTTCCTTCCGAATTTGTTTGGTATGACGCAAACAAATGTTGGCAACAACGAACAAACTTTAAGAAACCTTCTATTgggagaatatactacatacatcctTCGTATGAAGAGGCTTTCTTTCTCAGAATGTTACTGTGCCATCAGACGggttgctaa
- the LOC139875024 gene encoding uncharacterized protein — protein MALEEASASAKASQLRSLFAHILVYCLVNNPVELWENHWKLMPEDIPLSAAAALNMPTLHINDEDLHNYVLFEVEVLLNQCSKSISDYALPTLPPDLLVDLANRLGKNYIRKSLDVERLELEHSMNSEQKQVYQLVTNSSIFNQPELVFVYGHGGTGKTFLWKSIITTLIARGKIVLAVASSGVASLLLPSGRTTHSRYKLSLDPTDESMCNIKKNTQMAKLIKSTYLIVWDGAPMNDKRCFEGLEKRLRDILENDTPFGGKSFKLGGDFKQTLPVKKKGSKSDILAACITTSYLWRDFKVFVLTQNMRLVRPDLSASEKARNEEFSRWLLSLGNGLIGTPDSEDPHNSR, from the coding sequence ATGGCACTAGAGGAAGCATCTGCGTCTGCAAAAGCTTCACAACTTCGCTCCCTTTTTGCTCATATTTTGGTATACTGCCTGGTCAATAATCCAGTTGAACTCTGGGAGAACCATTGGAAATTGATGCCTGAAGACATACCACTAAGCGCAGCAGCGGCATTAAATATGCCAACGCTGCACATAAATGATGAGGACCTCCATAATTATGTTCTATTTGAGGTTGAAGTCCTTTTAAATCAATGTTCGAAATCAATTTCTGATTATGCGCTTCCAACATTACCACCTGACCTCCTTGTCGATCTAGCAAACAGGTTAGGAAAAAACTACATCCGCAAATCTCTTGACGTTGAACGATTAGAACTGGAGCATAGTATGAACTCAGAACAGAAACAAGTGTATCAACTGGTAACAAATTCTTCGATTTTTAACCAACCTGAATTGGTTTTTGTGTATGGGCATGGCGGTACGGGCAAAACATTCTTATGGAAGTCAATTATCACAACATTAATAGCAAGAGGGAAGATTGTACTGGCTGTGGCATCTTCCGGTGTTGCTTCTCTACTGCTGCCTTCGGGAAGAACTACGCATTCTCGGTACAAACTGTCATTGGACCCAACAGATGAATCAATGTGTAATATAAAGAAAAATACTCAGATGGCAAAGCTGATCAAGAGTACATATCTAATTGTCTGGGATGGGGCACCAATGAATGACAAACGTTGTTTCGAAGGTCTAGAGAAGAGGCTAAGAGACATTCTAGAAAACGATACACCTTTTGGGGGAAAGTCTTTTAAACTTGGGGgtgattttaaacaaacgttaccgGTAAAGAAAAAAGGGAGCAAATCTGACATATTAGCTGCTTGCATTACAACTTCATATCTGTGGCGAGACTTCAAAGTGTTTGTTCTAACACAAAATATGAGGTTAGTACGTCCAGATTTGTCGGCATCTGAAAAGGCGAGGAATGAGGAATTTTCACGGTGGCTATTAAGTTTGGGAAACGGTCTTATAGGGACTCCTGATTCGGAAGACCCACATAATAGTCGTTAG